The Granulicella sibirica genome has a segment encoding these proteins:
- a CDS encoding VTT domain-containing protein, translating to MALALQLFVQHAYLILFAWVLIEQLGIPIPSIPVLLTAGTLTATHRLHLSYSLIAVLASCLLSDSFWYFLGLKFGGSVLRLLCRFSFEASTCVSKTEGYFTRRGPVTLLFAKFVPGLSTVAAPIAGQTGMPYQRFLLFDLGGSAIWALTFLLAGRFFVDVAKRSQEFFSLLSHFAGAVFVLMVLGLLGYRIMKQRRFLNGVRALRLEPAELKAMYDQAKLAGLPAPFVVDLRHPLDYLPDPRVLPGALRILPSDLAQQSDSIPRDRDVVLYCTCPSEETSGKVALQLHKLGVSRVRPLRGGFDGWKEAGYPLCEYSEPHVNDQPVTESTVLHIVPQSETA from the coding sequence ATGGCCCTCGCTCTCCAACTCTTCGTCCAGCACGCCTATCTGATCCTGTTTGCCTGGGTTCTGATCGAACAGCTTGGCATCCCCATCCCCAGTATCCCCGTGCTTCTCACCGCGGGGACGCTCACAGCCACCCATCGCCTCCACCTCAGCTATTCGCTGATCGCCGTTCTCGCGTCGTGCCTTCTCTCCGACAGCTTCTGGTACTTTCTCGGCCTGAAATTTGGCGGTAGCGTTCTTCGCCTGCTCTGTCGATTCTCGTTTGAGGCATCCACCTGTGTTTCGAAGACTGAGGGTTACTTCACCCGGCGTGGCCCTGTTACGCTTCTCTTCGCCAAGTTCGTCCCCGGGCTCTCCACCGTTGCCGCCCCCATCGCCGGTCAGACCGGCATGCCCTACCAGCGTTTCCTCCTCTTCGACCTCGGCGGTTCCGCCATTTGGGCGTTGACGTTCCTTCTCGCCGGTCGATTCTTCGTTGACGTCGCCAAGCGCAGTCAGGAGTTCTTCTCCTTGCTCAGCCACTTTGCTGGAGCTGTCTTCGTTCTCATGGTCCTCGGCCTCCTCGGCTACCGCATTATGAAGCAGCGGCGCTTCCTCAACGGCGTTCGCGCCCTGCGTCTCGAACCGGCTGAACTGAAAGCAATGTACGACCAGGCAAAGCTAGCGGGCCTGCCCGCCCCCTTTGTTGTCGACCTGCGCCACCCGCTCGACTACCTCCCCGACCCGCGCGTCCTCCCCGGCGCACTGCGGATTCTGCCCTCGGATCTGGCACAGCAGAGCGACAGCATCCCACGCGACCGGGATGTCGTTCTCTACTGCACCTGCCCGAGTGAAGAGACGAGCGGCAAGGTCGCACTTCAGCTTCATAAGCTCGGCGTGAGTCGCGTGCGGCCCTTGCGTGGAGGCTTCGACGGCTGGAAGGAAGCAGGCTACCCCCTCTGCGAATACAGCGAGCCGCACGTCAACGATCAACCGGTCACAGAGTCCACAGTACTGCACATCGTCCCGCAGTCCGAGACAGCCTAG
- a CDS encoding energy transducer TonB, producing the protein MTSFTINVISSWMRAAMPDIEVAPCLRNLAVGSRCLSGYGRILAQCAPEPAIRPELRVWSEVLSMFEDSLMESRNRLVSKSRRWITVGSVGLQCLIAGAIVMVPLVRPEALAFRSIAPVVVVPALKKPPVVVEQVRPVARQSSAASLPVIQTATRAAMLPSLHPSDPELAMGDPPPVTIGSMTSGPGTGTEIFGPSTGTGLNVTVAPPKKTGPVRVSSGISAGLLLTEIKPVYPRIAVAARQEGTVMIEATISKTGAIESAHVLSGPAMLQGAAIEAVKLARYKPYRLNGEATEVQTTVTVVFRLGS; encoded by the coding sequence ATGACTTCTTTTACCATCAACGTCATTTCCAGTTGGATGCGAGCAGCGATGCCAGATATCGAGGTAGCGCCCTGCCTCCGGAACCTTGCGGTGGGTTCGCGGTGTCTAAGTGGCTACGGACGCATTCTCGCTCAATGCGCACCGGAACCGGCGATTCGGCCGGAACTGCGTGTCTGGAGTGAGGTGCTTTCCATGTTCGAAGATAGCCTTATGGAGTCGCGGAACCGGCTTGTGTCCAAGAGCCGGCGGTGGATTACGGTGGGTTCGGTCGGGCTTCAGTGCCTGATTGCTGGGGCGATTGTCATGGTGCCCCTGGTAAGGCCCGAGGCGCTTGCGTTTCGTTCGATAGCGCCAGTTGTGGTGGTGCCAGCGTTGAAGAAGCCACCTGTGGTCGTCGAACAGGTGCGGCCGGTGGCGCGGCAATCTTCGGCGGCATCCCTGCCGGTGATTCAAACGGCGACGCGGGCGGCCATGCTTCCCTCCCTGCATCCGTCCGATCCCGAGTTGGCGATGGGAGATCCCCCGCCCGTAACAATCGGAAGCATGACGAGCGGCCCGGGCACAGGGACGGAAATTTTTGGCCCCTCGACCGGAACCGGCCTGAATGTGACAGTCGCTCCGCCGAAGAAGACCGGTCCGGTGCGCGTTTCATCCGGTATTTCGGCTGGACTGCTCCTGACGGAGATCAAGCCCGTTTATCCGAGAATCGCGGTTGCCGCCCGTCAGGAGGGTACCGTAATGATCGAGGCGACGATCTCGAAGACGGGCGCGATCGAGAGTGCGCACGTCCTGAGCGGGCCAGCGATGCTACAGGGGGCAGCCATCGAAGCCGTCAAGCTGGCTCGGTACAAGCCGTACCGGCTCAATGGAGAAGCCACCGAGGTTCAGACGACCGTTACGGTGGTCTTCCGGCTGGGATCCTAG
- a CDS encoding acyltransferase family protein yields MVKEVMASIPVVEASLNPAVSAAPVSMTRPASSRVLAIDILRGVTVAFMILVNDPGDGTHVYAQLEHASWNGWTLTDLVFPNFLFLVGAATIFSLDGRIRKGDSRAELAKHLFLRSGKIFLLKMILTAVPYFHMTHLRIYGVLTRIALCYLAGGLILLGTRSMRILAPLAAAILAAYWAILRFVPVPGYGLPGRDVPFLDKDGNLVAWIDRGINAFLQRTIHTGALYEHTRDPEGLLSTLPAIATVLIGAMAALWLRENVNDRSRARNGLLLAGVVSFAAGIFWGQWFPINKNLWTSSFVLMAAGWAMTGLGLFYWLIDDRRLHETNRVGRWLTKPALIFGSNAITAYAMSSIFVKTLLFIKVHDGDKITNGWGYAYHRLLAPNNNSTEFKSLAFAIGFVAVCFIPNWLLFRKKIFIKI; encoded by the coding sequence ATGGTAAAAGAAGTCATGGCCAGCATCCCCGTCGTCGAGGCTTCGCTGAACCCGGCCGTTTCCGCCGCCCCGGTTTCCATGACGCGTCCGGCGTCCTCCCGCGTCCTCGCCATCGACATACTCCGCGGAGTGACCGTAGCCTTCATGATCCTGGTCAACGACCCAGGCGACGGAACACACGTCTACGCGCAGCTCGAGCATGCCTCCTGGAATGGATGGACGCTCACCGACCTCGTCTTCCCTAACTTCTTATTTCTCGTCGGTGCGGCCACGATCTTTTCGCTCGATGGCCGCATCCGCAAAGGCGATTCCCGCGCGGAGCTTGCAAAACATCTCTTCCTCCGCTCTGGCAAGATCTTCCTGCTCAAGATGATCCTGACCGCCGTGCCCTACTTCCACATGACTCACCTGCGGATTTACGGCGTCCTCACCCGCATCGCACTCTGCTATCTCGCGGGCGGCCTCATCCTCCTGGGAACCCGCAGCATGCGCATCCTCGCGCCCCTCGCGGCTGCCATCCTCGCCGCTTACTGGGCCATCCTGCGCTTCGTCCCTGTCCCCGGTTATGGCCTTCCGGGACGAGACGTTCCGTTCCTCGACAAGGACGGAAATCTGGTCGCCTGGATCGATCGCGGGATCAATGCTTTCCTCCAGCGCACGATCCACACTGGCGCGCTGTATGAGCACACTCGCGATCCCGAAGGTCTGCTCTCCACCCTGCCTGCTATCGCCACGGTCCTCATTGGGGCTATGGCGGCCCTATGGCTGCGCGAAAACGTCAACGATCGCAGCCGTGCGCGCAATGGGCTCCTGCTCGCTGGTGTCGTCTCCTTCGCCGCCGGAATCTTCTGGGGTCAGTGGTTTCCGATCAACAAAAACCTGTGGACGAGTTCTTTTGTCCTGATGGCGGCAGGATGGGCGATGACCGGACTTGGCCTCTTCTACTGGCTCATTGACGACCGCCGGCTCCATGAGACAAACCGGGTCGGCCGCTGGCTCACGAAGCCAGCCCTTATCTTCGGCTCGAACGCCATCACCGCCTACGCCATGTCCTCCATCTTCGTGAAGACGCTTCTCTTCATTAAGGTCCACGATGGCGACAAGATCACCAACGGATGGGGCTATGCCTATCACCGTCTGCTTGCCCCGAACAACAACAGCACAGAGTTCAAGTCACTCGCGTTCGCGATCGGCTTTGTCGCCGTCTGCTTCATCCCAAACTGGCTCCTCTTTCGCAAGAAGATCTTTATCAAGATCTGA
- a CDS encoding UbiD family decarboxylase, translated as MAYTDLRDWIKQLERSNELKRIALPVSPHLEMAEIADRTAKLHKGTRDAGGPALLFENVTGFPGARVLMNQFGSERRMKLALNVDSLDAIADRIRVLLHPVTPVTMMDKLKLLPKLAEVGSFFPKVISREQARCKEVIHKGADVDLNKLPILQTWPQDGGRFITLPCVITRDPKSGKRNVGMYRMQVYDGQTTGMHWQRQKVAAEHMRERLRAASPDTASAIDLMALTAGGTASATNVGSVSTQTVTRIHGERMEVAVAIGTDPATTFSAIVPAPPEAEEYLIAGFLRQKPVELVKAETVDLEVPAHAEFILEGFVNLGELRTEGPFGDHTGFYTMEDDYPVFHVTCITHRKNPIYAATVVGKPPMEDAWMGKAVERIFLPLMQLTMPEIVDVNLPSEGVFHNLMIVSIRKSYAGHARKVMNGIWAMGQAMFTKCIIVVDEDCDVQDVAEVTLRTANNIDPERDIQFTLGPVDSLDHASRLPNFGSKMGIDATGKWAAEGFTRPWPPMLRMPSDVKARVDAMWKKLGIS; from the coding sequence ATGGCTTACACCGACCTGCGCGACTGGATCAAGCAACTCGAACGCTCGAACGAACTCAAGCGCATCGCCCTCCCCGTTTCGCCCCACCTCGAAATGGCCGAGATCGCCGACCGCACTGCCAAGCTGCACAAGGGAACCAGGGATGCCGGTGGTCCTGCCCTCCTCTTCGAAAACGTCACCGGCTTTCCTGGCGCTCGCGTTCTGATGAACCAGTTCGGCTCCGAACGCCGGATGAAGCTTGCCCTCAACGTGGACTCGCTCGATGCTATCGCCGACCGTATCCGCGTCCTGCTTCATCCCGTCACACCGGTGACCATGATGGATAAGCTCAAACTCCTGCCGAAGCTCGCGGAGGTTGGGAGCTTCTTCCCCAAGGTGATCTCCCGCGAACAGGCCCGCTGCAAGGAAGTCATTCACAAGGGAGCTGACGTGGACCTGAACAAGCTTCCGATCCTCCAGACGTGGCCGCAGGACGGAGGCCGCTTCATCACTCTTCCATGCGTTATCACACGCGACCCGAAGTCCGGGAAGCGGAATGTTGGGATGTACCGCATGCAGGTCTACGATGGCCAGACTACCGGGATGCACTGGCAGCGCCAGAAGGTCGCGGCGGAGCATATGCGGGAGAGGCTGCGGGCTGCATCTCCGGATACGGCCTCTGCGATTGACCTTATGGCGCTCACTGCCGGTGGAACAGCTTCGGCTACGAATGTGGGCAGCGTCTCGACACAGACGGTGACGCGGATTCATGGCGAGCGCATGGAAGTTGCGGTTGCGATCGGGACTGATCCTGCTACGACGTTCTCAGCGATCGTTCCTGCTCCGCCTGAGGCTGAGGAGTATCTCATCGCCGGTTTCCTGCGGCAGAAGCCGGTGGAACTCGTCAAGGCTGAGACGGTCGATCTCGAGGTTCCGGCGCATGCGGAGTTCATCCTCGAAGGGTTCGTCAATCTTGGCGAGTTGCGGACCGAGGGGCCGTTCGGCGATCACACCGGCTTCTACACGATGGAGGACGATTATCCGGTCTTTCACGTGACGTGCATCACCCACCGGAAGAATCCGATCTATGCGGCGACTGTCGTGGGGAAGCCTCCGATGGAGGATGCGTGGATGGGCAAGGCGGTTGAGCGCATCTTCCTGCCGCTGATGCAGCTCACGATGCCGGAGATCGTCGATGTCAATCTGCCTTCCGAGGGCGTCTTCCACAACCTCATGATCGTGTCGATTCGCAAGTCCTACGCGGGCCATGCGCGCAAGGTGATGAACGGGATCTGGGCGATGGGTCAGGCGATGTTCACCAAGTGCATCATCGTCGTGGACGAGGACTGCGATGTGCAGGATGTGGCTGAAGTTACGCTGCGGACGGCCAATAACATCGATCCGGAGCGTGATATCCAGTTCACGCTTGGTCCTGTGGATTCACTGGATCATGCGAGCAGGCTCCCGAACTTCGGGAGTAAGATGGGCATCGATGCCACCGGTAAGTGGGCTGCCGAAGGATTTACACGGCCGTGGCCTCCGATGCTCAGGATGCCTTCGGACGTGAAGGCTCGCGTTGATGCGATGTGGAAGAAACTTGGGATTAGCTGA
- a CDS encoding catalase has translation MADHNGSNGNKLNQGGSTRIGSESPVGNGSKGPGATDDGATHINPILTTNQGRPIGDNQNSVTAGRRGPITLDDFQLFEKMAQFNRERTPERVVHAKGSGAHGNFVVTHDITKYTKAAIFSKIGNTCPVFARFSTVGGEKGSADTARDPRGFAVKFYTEEGNWDMVGNNTPTFFIRDAIKFGDFIHTQKREPGSNLKSATMMWDFWSLSPESLHQVTILMSDRGIPDGYRHMHGYSSHTFSLINDAGELHYCKWHFRCNQGIKNLMNAEADTLAGTDPDYSQRDLLHAIDQKDFPSWTVQIQVMKESEIDNFKYDPFDLTKVWPHGEYPLIDVGVMTLDRKPSNYHAEVEQAAFNPSNIVPGMGYSPDKMLQGRLLSYPDAHRYRIGTNYDLLPINARKNNGYTYNRDGLMRFDGNGGDLPNYEPNSFGGPKEDPKYIERPYSTATTEKVGRYDHREENDDYTQAGNLWRLFDDGEKDRTAETISKSLGQTPLRIQKLQLSHFKKADPDYAARVAKALNNNEHPEYLHADDAATVPAGARLHEK, from the coding sequence ATGGCAGATCACAACGGAAGCAATGGCAACAAGCTTAATCAGGGCGGAAGCACGCGTATCGGCAGCGAATCGCCTGTCGGCAACGGTTCCAAGGGACCTGGAGCGACGGATGACGGTGCGACGCACATCAATCCGATCCTGACGACGAACCAGGGGCGCCCCATTGGGGACAACCAGAACTCGGTGACTGCCGGCCGCCGTGGTCCGATCACGCTTGACGACTTCCAGCTCTTCGAGAAGATGGCTCAGTTCAACCGGGAACGGACTCCTGAGCGCGTTGTGCATGCCAAGGGCTCGGGCGCGCATGGCAACTTCGTCGTGACGCATGACATTACCAAGTACACCAAGGCTGCTATCTTCTCGAAGATCGGCAACACCTGCCCGGTGTTTGCACGCTTCTCGACCGTTGGTGGTGAGAAGGGCTCAGCCGATACGGCGCGCGATCCGCGTGGCTTCGCGGTCAAGTTCTACACCGAGGAAGGGAACTGGGACATGGTTGGCAACAACACGCCCACGTTCTTCATCCGCGACGCGATCAAGTTCGGCGACTTCATCCACACGCAGAAGCGCGAGCCGGGCTCGAACCTGAAGTCCGCGACGATGATGTGGGACTTCTGGTCGCTCTCGCCTGAGTCGCTGCACCAGGTGACGATCCTGATGTCCGACCGTGGCATTCCGGATGGCTATCGCCACATGCACGGATACTCCTCTCACACCTTCTCGCTGATCAACGACGCGGGCGAGCTGCACTATTGCAAGTGGCACTTCCGCTGCAACCAGGGCATCAAGAACCTCATGAACGCCGAGGCCGATACGCTGGCCGGAACCGATCCGGATTACTCGCAGCGCGACCTGCTCCATGCGATCGACCAGAAGGACTTTCCTTCGTGGACGGTTCAGATCCAGGTGATGAAGGAGTCGGAGATCGACAACTTCAAGTACGATCCTTTCGATCTCACCAAGGTCTGGCCGCATGGAGAGTATCCGCTGATCGATGTCGGTGTGATGACGCTCGACCGCAAGCCTTCGAACTACCATGCTGAAGTCGAGCAGGCTGCGTTCAATCCTTCGAACATCGTTCCGGGCATGGGCTACTCGCCGGACAAGATGCTGCAGGGACGTCTGCTCTCGTACCCGGATGCTCATCGCTATCGCATCGGAACGAACTACGATCTGCTTCCGATCAATGCGCGCAAGAACAACGGCTACACCTATAACCGCGATGGGCTGATGCGCTTCGATGGCAACGGCGGCGATCTGCCGAACTACGAGCCGAACAGCTTCGGCGGACCGAAGGAAGATCCGAAGTACATCGAGCGTCCCTACTCGACGGCGACGACGGAGAAGGTCGGCCGCTACGATCACCGCGAGGAGAACGACGACTACACGCAGGCGGGGAATCTCTGGCGGTTGTTCGACGACGGCGAGAAGGATCGGACGGCCGAGACGATTTCCAAGAGCCTTGGACAGACTCCGCTGCGCATCCAGAAGCTGCAGCTTTCGCACTTCAAGAAGGCTGATCCTGACTACGCGGCTCGCGTCGCGAAGGCGCTCAACAACAACGAGCATCCGGAGTACCTGCACGCGGATGATGCGGCAACTGTGCCTGCGGGAGCTCGTCTGCACGAGAAGTAG
- the ribB gene encoding 3,4-dihydroxy-2-butanone-4-phosphate synthase, which produces MFADVTEAVAEIKAGRMVVVVDDEDRENEGDLTLAAEFVTPEAVNFMARFGRGLICLTLTEERADYLRLGPMTQENTSRFGTAFTESVEAREGVTTGISAADRAHTMRVAIDPGSTAHDLARPGHVFPLRARKGGVLVRAGQTEASVDLARMAGLIPAGVICEIMNEDGTMARVPDLVGFCAEHGLKMVTVADLIRYRLQHERLIRAVAEGVLPTEHGEFRMIAYASEVDEGESHVALVYGDVAGDEVATVRVHTHNLAADVFGTTLGNGHAVIDESLRRIAEAGRGALIYLHNGTPGFGIDKGAGLIGGREKIVVCSENRGGEQRTLRQVGLGGQILSDLGIHKIRLLTNTVTHVPALQGFGIEIVEQVLVGSGSAKASSGR; this is translated from the coding sequence ATGTTCGCTGATGTGACTGAGGCGGTTGCGGAGATCAAGGCCGGGCGAATGGTAGTGGTCGTCGATGACGAGGACCGGGAGAATGAAGGGGATCTGACCCTGGCGGCGGAGTTTGTGACACCCGAGGCGGTGAACTTCATGGCACGGTTTGGGCGTGGGTTGATCTGCCTGACTCTGACAGAGGAGCGAGCCGACTATCTCCGGCTGGGGCCGATGACGCAGGAGAATACGTCGCGGTTTGGAACGGCGTTCACGGAGAGCGTGGAGGCTCGGGAAGGGGTGACGACGGGGATTTCGGCGGCGGACAGGGCGCATACGATGCGGGTAGCGATCGACCCGGGGTCGACGGCGCATGACCTGGCCCGACCTGGGCACGTGTTTCCGCTGCGGGCGCGGAAGGGTGGGGTGCTGGTGAGGGCGGGGCAGACGGAGGCATCGGTGGACCTGGCGCGGATGGCGGGGCTGATTCCAGCGGGGGTGATCTGCGAGATTATGAACGAGGATGGCACGATGGCCCGGGTGCCGGATCTCGTCGGGTTCTGCGCGGAACATGGGCTGAAGATGGTGACGGTCGCTGATTTGATCCGGTATCGGCTGCAGCATGAGCGTTTGATACGGGCGGTGGCGGAGGGTGTGCTGCCTACGGAGCACGGGGAGTTTCGGATGATCGCGTATGCGAGCGAGGTGGATGAGGGCGAGTCGCACGTAGCGCTGGTGTATGGCGATGTGGCGGGGGACGAGGTGGCGACGGTAAGGGTGCATACGCATAACCTGGCAGCCGACGTGTTTGGGACGACGCTTGGGAATGGGCATGCCGTGATCGATGAATCGCTGCGCAGGATTGCGGAGGCTGGCCGGGGAGCATTGATTTATCTGCATAACGGCACGCCGGGGTTCGGGATCGATAAGGGAGCCGGCCTGATCGGCGGGCGGGAGAAGATCGTGGTTTGTTCCGAGAATCGGGGTGGGGAACAGAGGACGCTACGCCAGGTTGGGCTGGGAGGGCAGATCTTGTCGGATCTGGGCATTCACAAGATCCGGCTGCTGACGAATACGGTGACGCATGTGCCTGCGCTCCAGGGGTTCGGGATTGAGATTGTGGAGCAGGTGTTGGTGGGATCGGGTTCAGCTAAGGCCTCGTCTGGGCGGTGA